The genomic stretch GCGATACCATAAACGTTACCTTTTTCTGCGGTTTCTTGATTAGATAACCCCGCTAGACTAAGAATAAAAAGTGCACTAGCACCAATATAAGCAACGGTAATGAGGTTTGTATTCATAATTTTGTAAAATGGGTAGTTGACAATTGAGAGTTAATTTTTTTGATTTTTTTTGGCACTGTTTAGAATGCTTGTTAGTAGTCTTAGAAGCTCTTTTAAGTCAGATAATAGTGATTCAAAGGCTTTTTCTTCGATATAATCAGTTTTATAAAGTAATAGTAGCCAATACCCT from Geminocystis sp. NIES-3709 encodes the following:
- a CDS encoding four helix bundle protein, which encodes MLSEQILPSPTAIGALVREAQKGESKADFIHKLAISLKEAYKTGYWLLLLYKTDYIEEKAFESLLSDLKELLRLLTSILNSAKKNQKN